The following nucleotide sequence is from Trifolium pratense cultivar HEN17-A07 linkage group LG2, ARS_RC_1.1, whole genome shotgun sequence.
GATAAATGTTTCGCTGTTTCTATATCCATATTTTTCGTGGTTTTTTATCTGAAAATTAAACTTTCAAAATCTGTCATTTCAAGGACTAATCCAATGTAAATAGTTTTAACTGCCTTTGGAACTTGCATTGCAATTATGTAGGCTcttcaaaaatcaaattcagAGTCCTCTGATTCTCTCGAAAGATTATTCGATGACAATGATTCTCCAGAAGTGTCCACGGTCAATCGACCCAAAGAGGTAATTGCTTCTTATACCTTGGGTAACATTTGGTTGTTTTTTACAAATTTCTTTTTAGGGCATCATCTTGGTAAGAATGAGTTGATAAAGTGAATTTGAATAATGACAAGTTTTGCTCTACTGTATGCTATAAGTCTTGGCTATGATAATTTACTACCTGCTGGTTTTCGGATATATTAATGTCAAATATTTGTGCTTGTATTTATCTGCCACTGTATGTTGGTTTAATCTTTTTAATGTTCAGGTATACTCTAATGTTAAACAGAATTCTAAATTGAGAGTATTTTCTTTCAAGAaggaataccaaaaaaaaaacatttttggcAGACTCTTGTACATACTCATTATGTTTGGTTAATTTTCATGAaaattcaaattacttgtctAGGGTGACAGTTGACTTTGCATATAAATTCTTTATTGTGTAATTGGCATATAAATTATTTCTTGTGTTTGGTTATAAAATTGTCTGTTAGTTTCATCCGGCTCCTTAATATTGCATATATTTTGTGTATTTCTGTTTCTATTGGATTACTATATACAAAATCTCTTTCAGGAGCCTGATGAATTTAATGAAGCTTTTGAAGATAAAAGAGGTACCTTACTGATGATGAATTTCTCTGTGGAGGAAGTTGAATTTGCAATCCGTAAACTTGGTATGTGAATGTACATATTACCTACCCTTCTGCTTTTTATGATTGATATATACTTTCTGTATTACTAATAGCATGAAGAAGTGAACGTATAAAAAGCTTATGTTGTATATTGATTTGAagtgttttgaaatttgaatgtgGGGATTACCATGTATAGTTTGCGCTATGATAGTTAATTCTTAGGTTGGTTTGGTCAAACACTGGTCTATTGACAAAAATTGGAACAACGTTTCTAATTATAACATTGAATGAATAATTTAGGCAGCATATTCAATATGTTAGGTTGTAgactgtgtgtgtgtgtgtttgtgtagACACACACACAGTTTGATTCATGTATCCTATTTCACCTAGTGAGATAAGTATTGGTGGCAGTGGTTATTGGTGGGTGTGTTTTTCATTGATTGCCGGAGATCTAAATAACTTCTTGGCATAACCTTATACGGGCGAAAGATCATACACATTTATGGATATCTTGCTTTAATAGAGATTTATTGATTCATTGCTACATTTGCAGGCAATAAAGCGTCAGTTCCTGAGCTGGTGGACTTCATCTTTGCTGCCcaaattgctaaaaaaatgaaaaaggaggAAGCAGATGAGGATGAAATAACCTGTTATGTTCGAGAAAAGGAGGTTTAGATACTTTACTCGATCAATGAGATTTTCCAGAAAATGGTTACTTTGCTTCTATAAGTCAAAAAATTTAAGCCAACCCTCAACTTTACCCCTTagataaaataatactaatttatGAACCATGCTACTATTTGTTAACTTTATGAGGGAAGCAAAGATATAGTCTCTACTTGCTTTTCCTAAGATTTAGACATTTTAATGCAAACTATTATCATAATTCAAAGTCTTCATTTGTACTCTTTCTTATTTATCTAACAAGCCCTACAAATTCAAAGTCTTCAATCATACTCTTTCCTATTTTTTGGGATTGCCATAAATTTATTCAGTGCCTTATTATTTTGTTGGTATATGTATTTTGCAATACCTTTGTTATGCATCTAATTTTTCTACCATGTGATCACAGATTAGCAATGATAAACTCTTCGGAATTATGGAAAAAACTCTTCTGTTGTTTGAAATGGGTTTCTCCGAGAACGAAATATCCTCAGCTGTTGATAAATTAGGTAATTCTGAAAGCCGATCTTTTGTCAACTGATAATCTTTAACATTAGGTTTGCAGTCTTCCCTTTGAAAAGTAAATGTATTTAGAATTATGAGATGAATTGTTGGAATGCTATTGGTATCACCTCCTTTATGTAAACTTGGAAATGCTGTGTATCCATTTCTTTTATTTAGACTTATTGTTATTTATTACTCTGTGCATCTTTAGCTTACTATTAGTTGCCTGTTTTTCAGGTCCAGATGTTCCTATATCAGAGCTCGCAAACTTTATTTTTGCAGAACAAAATGGGGTTGAATATGTGATGCCATATAAGGTTAGATTTTATGATAATTGTCATAAAATGGACGAACAATACACGGACACTATTAAAGGGCATCTTTGGCTTATTGTATACTAGAATTCTACCATGTCTAGTCATTTTTTAGTTATAAATGTAATCAACTATTCAGGTATTTACTAAATGATGAAATTTCTTGCTTGTCTAGTATCGTCCTGCTTATTCTTGGATCAAAGAAGAAAtcaaagaagaagaacaaagCGATTGGTACGGTACAGCAGAAATGAAAGTTGAGGATTTTAGCCATGAACCTTCGCAGTCAAGGCAGGTCAACTTAGAGGGAACTGGCACTGGCACTGGCACTGGCGAAAGGGTAAAGGAAGAAGATTACATTGATGAATTTCCTGATGACGTAAAATATTCCGACTTAATGGAAAATGATAGAAATAAGAGGCCAAAGTATGAGTATGATGATAATTCAAACTCTAGTCTTGTTCCTTATTGGATGGAAGAAAAGGTTGATACAGTTGTTGCCACAATGTCGAGACGTAACCAAAATCCATCTAGGCGTCTAAGTGATGTGGCAGCAAAGCCTCCATTTTTCTTGTTTGGAAATGTTTCAAACATAGCATATGAGTCATGGAAAAAAATGAGTCAGTTTCTTTATGGTATTGAACCTGAATTTGTGAATACCGAGTTCTTTTCGGCCATGAATAGAATAGAAGGTTATATACACAATCTTCCAACAGAAAACAGGTTCCACATTCTTCCAAAGCCACCTCTGACTATCGAGGATGCAATACCGCGGTCAAAGAAATGGTGGCCACCTTGGGATTCAAGGAAGCAGTTGAACTGTAACTACTGTGAAACTGGTGGAATAAATCAACTTTGTGATAGACTAGGAAGGGTTCTCACTGATTCTGGAGGAGTACTCACATCTCAACAGCAGAAAGACATACTTCGGTATTGTCGCGGTTTGAATCTTGTGTGGACTGGTAAATACAAACTGGGTCCAATAGAACCTGAACACTTGGAGCGTATCTTAGGCTACCCTTTAAATCACACTCAATCTGCTGAATGTGATTTGACAGAAAGACTTCAATTGCTAAAATATTGCTTCCAGACTGATACATTAGGTTATCATCTTTCGGTGTTGAAGCCAATTTTTCCCGATGGATTGACACTGTTGTCGATTTTTAGTGGAATTGGTGGGGCAGAAGTTTCCCTTCACCGCCTTGGTATTAAAATAAAAGGTCTTGTCTCAGTTGAGACTTCGGCTACTAAGAGGAAGATTCTCGAGAAGTGGTGGCGAAGTTCTGGACAAACCGGGACTTTGGTTCAGATTGAAGACATTCAAAAGCTGACTAGTaaaaagtttgagaatctaCTCAGTAAACTTGGTGTTTTCGACCTGGTCATTTATCAGAATCCATGCTCTCAGCCGATTACCAGGCCTCAGGGAGTTGGAAGTCTCTCTGCTATAGAATTTTCAGTGTTTTGTGAATCTGTTCGTGTTTTGCAACGCGTAAGAGCTCTATGCGAAAGGAGGTGAAGCAAGTAACTCATGTCTTATTGAAGTAAATTATGTAGGTCGTTGCTTTTGGTTGCTGTAAAATATGCGACTGCACATGAAATTTTCAGTGCAGGGAATTTGTAAGCGTCATCTttttaattgtaaaataaaaattgttcccATCTGTAggtgttattattattgactGTAGGTGTTATTAACTGCATTGTTAGAGAGACATTGACTGGGGCTTCCATATCCTGTTTTCGTCGTAGCAAATCCACAAATATCCAGAAATATGTTACTCCTTCATTTCctctttaatgtgttttttcGACTAGTTTTTATCTGATATTTTCAAATTTGACAGATACATTAAaatcattttcatcaattatatCCATTATATGcatgtattattattacttgATACTTAGATTATCAAATAGTTAGGGAGTCAATGAAAATTAGAAGGAGTATATTTACtatttgtttattagtaaaaaatatttcttgATTTGtacaaaatagttttaaaagaCATGTATGCAaaaaatggagggagtaattttGAGTACACACTGTCTTCTTGGAGTTACTTGGATTGCATGTTTTCAATGCTAACCTGGTTATGAGATTCCTTAGTAATCAGTGAATAAAAATGGCCGGCATTTTTGACAAATCATAGATTAGATCGACAACATGCGAATGGATAGTCTCAACAACCAGTCTTTCCTTAGACACAGACACAAGAAGATTATGTACACATGGcaaattcaaatttacattaacaaaaaaaatattaaaaataagcatGTACTAGTACTACTATGTTGCTTCTGCAATGTTTTGGGGCAGGTGGTTACATTAGCTATGGTGTACTACATTACATTGGAATTTTAGCTTAAAATATCTCGagaaattttgatttgattgttAGAAGTGTATTTTAGaaacaaattttattgaaaGTCAACGCCATCAACATCCTTGTAGGGACAATGATACTAAAATATTAGGGGAAGATGTCAGCGAAATGAACGATTTATTGTCAAGCGAGGTTCCAATGGAAGTCAATTATCAAAGCTAATCATCACGTATCCTGCATCAATCATTTGTGACTTGAATAAAGTTTTTCCTGGCATTGACGACTGAAGATTTTACTGCATAACATGCGGTCTTTAAAGTTGCTTCAAGCAAAATGACCAAACATGAGAGAACATATTATAACAATCAACATGCATTTATACTATTTGCATTTGATACATTTGATTTCCTAGTACCAGATGCCgtgaatattttgaaaagagttcaacGAGTCATGCATAATAATGTGGGGTCTCTAGATGTAATATTTAAGAGGATTGGTGTTGCCTTTCAAAAAGAGTTAGCGACACATTTTGTTGCCCGTTTACTTTCcattcaagtgtaattatcctatatatatatatatatatatatatatatatatatatatatatatatatatatatatataatctggttcgagggtgACATAATGTGGTTTCAGCCCCttccgatcacagttgcgggagatcgaaccgtAATTATCTCTATCAAATCTAACGATTGAATTTATCGACATATTCAATTcgataaaaaattacataaaaataaaaaagtgaaaaaggtgataaaaaggaaaataacaaaattgataAAGGGGACCACCATTAAGGCGGTGTCAGTACCAGGTTCTTACAGAGCATGTCCTTACTCAATACTAATAATTAAACTTTCAAGTTAACCACCGGGACCTATATAACCAATTTTCTTCTCATTTCCTTCATTTCTCTCTTCTATTCCCTTCCCTTCAATTCAATCTCtcttttcttattcttcacatctaTCTATCCCTTCGCATCACCGATTTCAACATCAAACCCTAATTCTCCATTTTCCCTCTTCCAATCGCTCATTTCTTCATGGATCCTTTCCTATTTCCCCTCTGATCGATCACTATCTTCTCGGATTATTCACCATGTTCGAAGCTCACGTAAGATTCTTCCATAACTTTCACTCCTATTTCTTTCTTTCGCGCGTTTGATTCATTTTTAACCTTaatcaatttcaattttctgGTTGAGTTTTTATACGCGATCTTTCTATTTATGCGTGATTTTGCTTCGGTTAACATGATTTGCGATGTTTCTCGAAGATAGGCTTTGGATTATTTTTGTCGattaattgattgattaattaaCGGTGTTGATCACTATCACTAAGTAAAGAGTCACTATGCTTATTTGTGCCGCTAAgttagtgatgatgatgatgatgatgatttcttTGTTGACAGGTACTGCATTTGCTTCGAAGATATTTGGGCGAATATGTACACGGACTCTCTTCGGAGGCGTTGAGAATAAGTGTCTGGAAGGGTTTGTTTTCTGCTATTTTCTCTCTATTTATTCTCATTTTATTTAGGACTTCATGTGCTGAAATTGTGCATTCTGAGGTAAATTAGCAGTTATGGATAGCATCCGGTTCATCATAGTTTGGAAATATCATTTTCTCCCCTTAATTTTATACTATACCTTAGGCGTTGTGAGTAGAAATGAGAATAAACTATGCTATGCTCTATTTGCTGACGATACAGTATAACTCTAGAGTGTTTAGGTACATATTTTGTGGGATGAGTTTGTTTTTCTAAGCAGATTGCCAGCTTTACTGTCATTGGTTTTCgttaagtttttttaataatttatctttgatATGCAAATAGAACTGTTTTGCTCTTTTAGGTGATTAAGCGTATGCTATGCTGCTAGACGTAGTTTCATCTATATGTGCCTTTACATATTGATATTATGTGCTTTTGTATGGAACAACTTGAACACCGTGCCTGCGAATACCTTTTTATTTAACTAATACATCTCAAAATACAATGCTGGCTGGAACTTTTTGTCATGACTGCTTGTATTATTTCACATTACTCCAAAATTGTTTGTACTCCATTAAGAAACTTGTTCAATGATTTTCCGTCTAAAGGCTCAACTCTGCAGGTGATGTTGTCCTCAAAGATTTGAAACTAAAGTCAGAGGCACTAAATGCACTAAAACTCCCTGTTACTGTCAAAGCTGGCTTTGTTGGTACCATCACATTGAAGGTAGTATATAACATTTCGGGTTGTCGGATAACAACCTTTGGCTCATTACTTTGGATTTGTTAGTCATAGTCATATATGCGCTTTATAATTATACGAATATGAATGAACACACATGCACATCCTTACTTACATGCATGTTTAGGtgtttaaaatactaaaatatatgGCATACAAGCTTGCACGTTTGGTTTTGCAATTTCAATGCATTTTTTGTGGTTTACgatgtttatttttattgctCTTCTTTTTACTTTGTTCGttcctttttatattttattttccatttttcacCTCCTCTGGAAATCTTCCCCGTGCTTTCAAATTGGATTTTCATTATAATTTCTACCTCACTCTCTAATGCAATAGGTTCCTTGGAAAAGTTTGGGGAAAGAACCGGTGATTGTTCTAATTGATCGTGTCTTTGTTCTTGCTAATCCGGCTCCTGATAGTCGCACTATGAAGGTACAAAGTATTCCTTTTGtggtttaattaattaatgccTTTGTCTTTTGCTTAATTGAACATATTTTATTACAGGAGGAGGATAGAGAAAAACTTTTCCAAGACAAGCTTCAGCAGATTGAGGTAATATTCTATGCAACTTGTTTGAAAATATCTg
It contains:
- the LOC123907224 gene encoding probable inactive DNA (cytosine-5)-methyltransferase DRM3; the protein is MAGTSNGRHGKNPVFPKTEDDDFDYDLSPYDTLSKGFGNHQETAASSSGSKLRSFFIGMGFLPGLVDKVIEENGEENSDALLEILLRCSTNGDSSDSLEGSLNTRERRSIPNIFPNAHSKEALQKSNSESSDSLERLFDDNDSPEVSTVNRPKEEPDEFNEAFEDKRGTLLMMNFSVEEVEFAIRKLGNKASVPELVDFIFAAQIAKKMKKEEADEDEITCYVREKEISNDKLFGIMEKTLLLFEMGFSENEISSAVDKLGPDVPISELANFIFAEQNGVEYVMPYKYRPAYSWIKEEIKEEEQSDWYGTAEMKVEDFSHEPSQSRQVNLEGTGTGTGTGERVKEEDYIDEFPDDVKYSDLMENDRNKRPKYEYDDNSNSSLVPYWMEEKVDTVVATMSRRNQNPSRRLSDVAAKPPFFLFGNVSNIAYESWKKMSQFLYGIEPEFVNTEFFSAMNRIEGYIHNLPTENRFHILPKPPLTIEDAIPRSKKWWPPWDSRKQLNCNYCETGGINQLCDRLGRVLTDSGGVLTSQQQKDILRYCRGLNLVWTGKYKLGPIEPEHLERILGYPLNHTQSAECDLTERLQLLKYCFQTDTLGYHLSVLKPIFPDGLTLLSIFSGIGGAEVSLHRLGIKIKGLVSVETSATKRKILEKWWRSSGQTGTLVQIEDIQKLTSKKFENLLSKLGVFDLVIYQNPCSQPITRPQGVGSLSAIEFSVFCESVRVLQRVRALCERR